From Uloborus diversus isolate 005 chromosome 8, Udiv.v.3.1, whole genome shotgun sequence, a single genomic window includes:
- the LOC129227664 gene encoding zinc finger protein 271-like codes for MNILIENSQSLTNEDSYFEEMKEKSLSGVEDSKENVTLSQDLSNEPENQTDDEWYSSELCEISITEVNQLQEPITFTSNDSKTCNNKKEYSCGYCDKSFSEINLLKEHIAIHTDLSVNTVAVKKQYSCGLCEQVFNEVEQLRIHIRVHTVSPIEDRKEYSCGLCDKSFPKVDYLKDHIRVHTTQQRYFCDFCEKAFTGQNLLKQHMRMMHIAEQNKKKLELYKFPCKFCDKSYAEHVDDSKMVHFDAAPACSEKKQHPCKLCKKLFTENEKMEEHLRNCASQSSLNSDSYAAEEQYASVSVLYENSLPKADPSNILIEAVSGMSEAQTGEDCFAHEEISEPQVSEISEAQGVEDCFVYEETSESQVGDCFVYDEISGTVVSDISEAPICESSEVPVEDISEVQVEENYFVCELCQELFTEVEHLKEHMQCHILPNTNFEVQIVGKLYPCEFCNESFCEVGELKEHVKMHTALLKLETPSDKRWYSCGLCDKSFLQVSHLKAHIRIHTQRSSAHGQFDEKRYSCGLCEKSYTAVEHLKRHIQVHVLPRDKTRGYVCKVCKLVCFSDPDLLSEHLETHETFVSSNSESNTSEHSEISTSEHLLNSDMGISQKLYPCELCEESFSEMAHLSAHVRGHYFQKPYACFQCDTSFSTLIAFRQHCSNHVAKPHNCLRCKRSFTLKSSLKRHLTVHKKRRCHTSKMYTCNYFDVLCNVKNSKGESKGTQRSSANDEGDASQILCSDGVESSLSCHPNYCRKTFKTYSQLKSHLRTHTGEKPYSCDYCNKAFAWKNQFLMHLETHLDALDCWYYY; via the coding sequence atgaatattttgattGAGAATTCACAGAGTCTTACAAATGAGGACTCATATTTTGAGGAAATGAAGGAAAAATCACTTAGTGGAGTTGAAGATTCAAAAGAAAATGTGACCTTGAGTCAAGATTTGTCAAACGAGCCAGAAAACCAAACTGATGACGAATGGTATTCCTCTGAGCTGTGCGAGATATCCATTACTGAAGTTAATCAGTTGCAGGAACCCATTACTTTTACGTCAAATGACTCGAAAACATGTAATAACAAAAAGGAGTATTCATGTGGATATTGCGATAAATCCTTTTCAGAGATTAATCTTCTGAAAGAGCACATAGCGATTCACACTGATTTGTCAGTGAATACAGTGGCAGTTAAAAAGCAGTATTCCTGTGGATTATGTGAGCAGGTATTTAATGAAGTGGAACAGTTGCGAATTCATATTAGGGTTCACACTGTATCGCCAATTGAGGACAGGAAAGAATATTCTTGTGGATTGTGCGACAAATCATTTCCCAAAGTTGATTATCTGAAGGATCACATAAGAGTTCATACAACTCAACAACGATACTTTTgtgatttttgtgaaaaagcatttACCGGCcaaaaccttttaaaacaacATATGCGAATGATGCATATTGCAGAACAGAACAAAAAGAAACTTGAGTTATATAAATTTCCTTGTAAATTTTGTGACAAATCATATGCTGAACATGTAGATGACAGTAAAATGGTTCATTTTGATGCCGCTCCAGCATGCTCAGAGAAGAAACAACATCCTTGCAAActgtgtaaaaaattatttactgaaaATGAGAAGATGGAAGAACACCTACGTAACTGTGCTAGTCAATCCTCGTTAAATTCAGACAGTTACGCTGCTGAGGAGCAATATGCTTCTGTTTCTGTTCTGTATGAAAACTCGCTTCCTAAAGCTGACCCTTCAAACATACTGATTGAGGCAGTATCAGGGATGTCGGAAGCTCAGACTGGAGAAGATTGTTTTGCTCATGAGGAGATTTCAGAACCTCAAGTAAGTGAGATTTCGGAAGCCCAGGGTGTTGAAGACTGTTTTGTGTATGAAGAGACTTCAGAATCTCAAGTAGGTGACTGTTTTGTATATGACGAGATTTCAGGAACTGTAGTAAGTGATATTTCAGAAGCTCCAATTTGTGAAAGTTCAGAAGTTCCAGTTGAGGATATTTCTGAAGTTCAAGTAgaggaaaattattttgtatgtGAATTGTGTCAGGAATTGTTTACTGAAGTTGAGCACCTAAAAGAACACATGCAGTGTCATATATTGCCAAATacaaattttgaagttcagatAGTTGGAAAGCTATACCCGTGTGAGTTTTGCAATGAATCATTTTGTGAAGTTGGTGAACTGAAAGAACATGTAAAGATGCATACTGCCTTACTAAAATTAGAAACCCCGTCTGATAAAAGATGGTATTCATGTGGGTTATGTGACAAATCATTCCTTCAAGTTAGTCACTTAAAAGCACACATAAGAATTCATACCCAACGATCAAGTGCTCATGGCCAGTTTGATGAGAAACGATATTCTTGTGGATTATGTGAGAAATCCTATACTGCGGTGGAACATTTGAAAAGACACATACAAGTTCACGTTTTGCCAAGAGATAAAACTAGGGGATACGTATGTAAAGTATGTAAGTTAGTGTGTTTTAGTGATCCAGATCTTTTAAGTGAACACTTGGAAACTCATGAAACTTTTGTGTCGTCTAATTCAGAAAGTAACACTTCTGAACATTCAGAAATTAGCACCTCTGAACACTTGTTAAATTCCGACATGGGTATTAGTCAAAAGCTGTATCCATGTGAATTGTGTGAAGAATCGTTTTCTGAAATGGCTCATTTGAGTGCACATGTTAGAGGTCATTACTTCCAAAAACCATATGCTTGTTTTCAATGTGATACGTCTTTTTCTACATTAATTGCTTTTAGACAACATTGCAGTAATCATGTGGCAAAACCTCATAATTGCTTACGGTGTAAAAGGTCATTTACTTTGAAAAGCTCCTTGAAGCGACATTTGACTGTTCATAAAAAAAGAAGGTGTCATACATCAAAAATGTACACGTGCAATTATTTTGACGTCCTttgtaatgttaaaaattcaaaaggtGAGTCGAAAGGTACACAAAGGTCTTCTGCTAATGATGAAGGAGATGCTTCCCAGATATTGTGTTCGGATGGTGTGGAGTCGTCCTTGTCATGTCATCCTAATTACTGTAGAAAGACGTTCAAGACCTACTCTCAGTTAAAAAGCCATTTAAGGACTCATACAGGAGAAAAGCCttattcttgtgattattgtaatAAGGCTTTTGCTTGGAAAAATCAGTTCTTGATGCATTTAGAAACTCATTTGGATGCTTTAGACTGTTGGTACTATTATTGA